Proteins encoded in a region of the Drosophila busckii strain San Diego stock center, stock number 13000-0081.31 chromosome 2L, ASM1175060v1, whole genome shotgun sequence genome:
- the LOC108596510 gene encoding ragulator complex protein LAMTOR3 homolog, producing the protein MSDDIKKYFNGLLHKVSGLYVIQITDRDGVPLLRVCHNQKNVDFALMPSFIPTFTAACDQASKFGLGRNKTIISMYSQYQVVQMNKLPLILTFVGAEDCNTGHILALESQVDSYLEDIILAVQEP; encoded by the exons ATGTCTGATGACATcaagaaatatttcaatggACTGCTGCACAA AGTCAGCGGTCTGTACGTTATACAGATAACAGATCGAGATGGTGTGCCCTTGTTGCGAGTCTGCCACAATCAGAAGAATGTGGATTTTGCGCTGATGCCCTCGTTTATACCCACTTTTACGGCTGCCTGTGATCAGGCAAGCAAATTTGGGCTGGGACGCAATAAGACAATTATATCCATGTATTCACAGTATCAA GTTGTGCAAATGAACAAGCTGCCGCTGATCTTAACCTTTGTGGGCGCTGAGGATTGCAATACGGGACACATTCTGGCTCTGGAGAGTCAGGTTGATAGCTACCTGGAGGACATTATTTTAGCAGTCCAGGAGCCATAA
- the LOC108596504 gene encoding glucosidase 2 subunit beta, giving the protein MKSTQLALIALIIYALGEVQCGEVPRPRGVSLTKAPLYQPQANGKWTCLDGSKTIPFTHINDEYCDCADGSDEPGTSACAEGKFHCVNKGHQSIDIPSALVQDGVCDCCDGSDELPATGCSNSCQELGAAEAIKRRNEAEVHRRGTEKREELIARGRQLKADRAGRRSELQSHIQEQERLKSEKEQLKKTAEALESEALEVFKEQQRELNENTAQAEEEPQQMRHEATMSFVRYDTNKDGFVEVTELMVDMNLDQDRNGVVTVEEAKYFLDERERVDLDAFVTLAWPRIKPLKMLAEGLFQPPLEAPKPPEQEQTEHDSPSEERGDMAPEGELEDEHDEGEEEEDQYDDEEADVGIGEATPEIETTTTAPNYDPETQRLVEAANEARNAFEEVERQIREIEHEIKEIDEQENKDYGLHEEWAVLDGECYTYEDREYVYTLCPFDRVSQKPRNGGAETTLGRWEQWAGEGEDKYSKQKYTQGAACWNGPNRSAVINIKCALEPKITAVSEPNRCEYYYEFETPAACDSEAFATAAANSAHDEL; this is encoded by the exons atgaaaagtacacaattagctttaatagcattaataatatatgcCTTAGGTGAGGTTCAATGTGGTGAAGTGCCTCGTCCACGGGGCGTATCACTAACAAAGGCGCCACTTTACCAGCCGCAAGCCAATGGCAAATGGACTTGTTTGGATGGCAGCAAGACTATACCGTTTACACATATAAACGATGAATACTGTGATTGCGCTGATGGCAGCGATGAGCCGGGTACATCTGCCTGTGCGGAGGGCAAGTTTCATTGCGTGAACAAAGGTCATCAGTCTATTGATATACCCAGCGCGCTGGTGCAGGATGGAGTCTGTGATTGCTGCGATGGCAGCGATGAGCTGCCTGCCACAGGCTGCAGCAATAGCTGTCAAGAACTAGGCGCTGCCGAGGCTATTAAGCGTCGCAATGAAGCGGAGGTGCATAGGCGTGGAACTGAGAAGCGTGAGGAGCTCATAGCGCGTGGCAGGCAATTGAAAGCAGATCGCGCAGGCCGACGTTCTGAGCTGCAGTCGCACATACAGGAACAGGAAAGGTTAAAGTCCGAAAAggagcagcttaaaaaaacAGCTGAGGCTTTGGAGAGCGAAGCCTTGGAAGTGTTCAAGGAGCAGCAACGCGAGCTAAATGAGAATACCGCACAAGCGGAGGAAGAGCCACAGCAAATGCGCCATGAAGCCACAATGAGCTTTGTGCGCTATGATACCAACAAGGATGGCTTTGTAGAAGTTACTGAGCTCATGGTAGACATGAATCTGGATCAGGATCGCAATGGTGTGGTCACAGTAGAGGAAGCCAAGTACTTTTTGGATGAGCGTGAACGTGTGGACTTGGATGCATTTGTAACGCTCGCCTGGCCGCGCATTAAGCCGCTGAAGATGCTAGCGGAAGGGCTGTTCCAGCCGCCACTGGAGGCTCCAAAGCCACCGGAGCAGGAGCAAACTGAACATGACTCGCCAAGTGAAG AACGTGGTGATATGGCTCCTGAGGGCGAGCTAGAGGATGAGCACGATGAAGGCGAGGAGGAAGAAGATCAATATGATGATGAAGAAGCAGATGTGGGTATAGGTGAAGCCACGCCTGAAATTGAAACCACTACCACTGCCCCCAACTATGATCCGGAAACTCAGCGTCTAGTCGAAGCTGCCAATGAAGCGCGTAATGCTTTCGAGGAAGTGGAGCGTCAAATACGTGAAATCGAACATGAGATAAAAGAAATTGATGAGCAAGAGAACAAGGACTATGGATTACATGAAGAGTGGGCCGTGCTCGATGGTGAATGCTATACATATGAGGATCGTGAATATGTCTATACGCTCTGCCCGTTCGATCGTGTATCCCAAAAGCCACGTAATGGTGGCGCCGAAACCACCCTGGGACGCTGGGAGCAATGGGCTGGCGAGGGCGAGGACAAGTATAGCAAACAGAAATATACGCAAGGCGCTGCCTGCTGGAACGGACCAAACCGCTCCGCCGTCATCAACATCAAGTGCGCCTTGGAGCCCAAGATTACAGCAGTTAGTGAGCCCAATCGCTGTGAATATTATTACGAGTTCGAAACGCCTGCAGCCTGCGATAGCGAAGCTTTTGCCACTGCCGCCGCTAATAGTGCGCACGACgagctttaa
- the LOC108597452 gene encoding conserved oligomeric Golgi complex subunit 5, whose product MVSTTDQEEDYTTAMSHLTIGAQIQELSKRLQNTTEELHQQVRDKHGALLQQATHAGRFDAALNSLAADVENVRATGHRLKNQVDTQYQLVENQTQVLGRLHEVSHLLRSAGTLLTLTAKLRNTKDVLRQAELHFELGPLIEDNDLKDIAFIQEERAFVISSRQKIRNLTQMQLVTGLQDRNKLQVVNALKIFMNFNTLEKSLDNLLATFIADMEQALKECFAGTDISVLNKTQTSPSITSSKAGSSRGPGKTPQLTTTQNFRAKFWKSLHWLLYDELYESCTQIKLLKQALEQINQFGYTSESSEQCIPQRFWQQVQQLLRKSFDECTQHVNQALQEGLSKLLTSARGLEQRLQHEFQFDNELFAPLEVGYVSKCAANLKACLAGVDLPGNETVDNFIRIASTELSAALIDSRLSHAVSSVFMVCGKELCTKLEAQIKLGADAKQIVDLPNLQQQQNTQLANVLFYYKDSVRRMLSDLQMHFDQTPGASSAQILRSLDQADLLIGTILQQIMESIISAISIIILSMHREPGLNTDRLSSTGPSMYIKELQEFVQRCWSHHVALFDDKELTTKCGHELAKRCIELFIHNLCILRPLSAAGRQRLKQDCQHMEQALKPICGNLAELGKPSRLLRAMSLLIVQTPQELVKQTVGSDSLVPSYIVLLLLFGHAGADLQSPHTTANWSNERLIEWLDGHTADREKLELISGALQRYRDNARRKNIQQYDEVYPMMVEYFEQALKAIA is encoded by the exons atGGTTTCTACCACGGATCAGGAGGAGGACTACACCACAGCCATGTCGCATCTGACAATCGGAGCACAAATCCAGGAGTTGTCTAAGCGGCTGCAGAACACGACAGAGGAACTGCATCAGCAGGTGCGCGATAAACATGGCGCCTTGCTACAACAGGCCACACACGCTGGACGCTTTGATGCTGCACTCAATTCTCTGGCGGCGGATGTGGAAAATGTGCGTGCCACTGGACACCGCTTGAAGAATCAAGTGGATACACAGTATCAACTGGTGGAGAATCAAACTCAAGTGCTGGGCCGCCTGCATGAAGTATCGCATTTGCTGCGTTCGGCGGGCACACTGCTTACCCTAACGGCAAAGCTGCGCAATACTAAGGATGTGCTACGTCAGGCGGAGCTGCATTTCGAACTAGGGCCGCTCATAGAAGATAATGATCTGAAGGATATAGCGTTTATTCAAGAGGAGCGTGCGTTTGTCATTAGCTCCAGGCAAAAAATACGCAATTTAACGCAAATGCAATTGGTCACTGGACTGCAGGATCGCAACAAATTGCAGGTGGTCAATGCGCTGAAG ATCTTTATGAACTTTAATACGCTGGAGAAATCACTAGACAATCTGCTGGCTACCTTTATAGCTGATATGGAGCAAGCGCTAAAGGAATGCTTTGCGGGCACAGATATTTCAGTCCTGAACAAGACGCAGACCTCGCCTAGCATCACCTCCAGCAAAGCTGGCAGCTCACGTGGCCCCGGCAAGACACCCCAATTGACTACTACACAAAATTTTCGCGCCAAGTTTTGGAAATCGCTGCACTGGCTGCTCTATGATGAACTCTATGAGAGCTGCACACAGATCAAGCTACTGAAGCAGGCGCTGGAGCAGATCAATCAGTTTGGCTATACCTCGGAATCTTCGGAGCAGTGCATACCACAACGTTTTTGgcaacaagtgcagcagctgctgcgcaaatCCTTCGATGAATGCACACAGCATGTAAATCAAGCATTGCAGGAAGGACTTTCCAAGCTGTTGACTTCAGCGCGTGGCTTGGAGCAGCGTCTACAGCATGAATTCCAATTCGATAATGAACTCTTTGCACCCTTGGAAGTGGGCTATGTCAGCAAGTGTGCTGCTAATCTGAAAGCCTGTCTAGCTGGCGTGGATTTGCCTGGCAATGAAACAGTGGACAATTTTATACGCATCGCCTCAACGGAATTGAGCGCTGCGCTTATTGATAGTCGTCTTAGCCATGCAGTGTCAAGTGTTTTCATGGTCTGTGGCAAGGAACTCTGCACCAAGCTGGAGGCGCAAATCAAACTGGGCGCTGatgccaaacaaattgtggACTTGcccaacttgcaacaacaacaaaacacacaactgGCAAAtgtgttattttattacaagGATTCAGTGCGTCGCATGTTGTCTGATctacaaatgcattttgatcAGACTCCAGGTGCTAGCAGTGCACAAATCCTGCGCTCTTTGGACCAGGCCGATCTACTTATAGGCACAATTCTACAACAGATTATGGAGTCCATAATAAGCGCCATTAGCATTATTATCCTTAGCATGCATCGCGAGCCGGGCCTAAATACGGATAGGCTATCCAGCACCGGCCCTTCCATGTACATCAAGGAGTTGCAG GAATTCGTTCAACGCTGCTGGTCGCATCACGTAGCACTCTTTGATGACAAGGAGCTGACCACCAAATGTGGGCATGAGCTAGCCAAACGCTGCATAGAGCTGTTTATTCATAACCTCTGTATATTGCGTCCTTTAAGCGCTGCAGGACGTCAGCGTCTCAAACAGGACTGCCAGCACATGGAGCAGGCCTTAAAACCAATCTGTGGCAATCTCGCCGAGCTGGGCAAACCATCGCGTTTGCTGCGCGCCATGTCCTTGCTTATAGTGCAAACGCCGCAAGAGCTGGTGAAACAAACTGTGGGATCGGATTCCTTGGTACCGAGCTATATagtattgttattgctgtttggACATGCTGGCGCAGATTTGCAGTCACCTCACACTACGGCCAATTGGTCTAATGAGCGTTTAATTGAATGGTTGGATGGGCATACGGCAGATCGCGAGAAGTTGGAGCTTATCTCGGGCGCGCTGCAAAGATATCGCGATAATGCTAGGCGAAAGAATATACAACAGTATGATGAAGTGTATCCCATGATGGTGGAGTACTTTGAGCAAGCCTTAAAGGCTATTGCTTGA
- the LOC108594250 gene encoding villin-like protein quail, with the protein MELSPKETEVRPNTICDLKVDATFRKVPKHAISFALWKIDEDRLEAVARANYGTFYDNCAYIIYAANLVGHYATHETITREQKSNVTLERYIHYWLGSSVSEQNRSNAVHKIQELDTYLGNVATIYREVQHHESPRFLSYFKKGYDVLSGALLSSAKTPRLYQLYGRQWLRAVELANIDWTHFNSHYVMVLQTESLSFVWIGRSSAAIERRSALAWVQRQPQTGSICIVDDGYEQSMTVEQKQLWNAVLPLGQRNVSQANNQLTTEQLNNSSNNNAQQFRIYKCNQRGRLHLDQLDVGLPSKDDLSDANGVYLLDNYGQSIWLWVGAQAPQTDALSAMGNGRAFVKKKKYPNSTYVVRVVEGHEPVEFKRLFGNWLSVWQDNTRGHKPVSTKFGKLDAVSLCERPKMAADTQLVDDGRGERTLYRIFGQQLEQLPASKTVVFTTNASYVVVYSVQCATVVPADLAAVGIQSIVYQWNGSEASAETIAKADNFAMSSFQALKVPAMFVQLYEFDETPHFLQLFKGKLIIMRGQRSELLHSNNNNNWDFKTNIMLETFLLKIYGDASYNSKAVEEYPLSAISSKDCYVIKTSHVWVWCGQSSTGDAREMAKAVGALLGENSLVLEGKETKEFWQSVSMYFNQALVITNQSCASSTTSSSSSGAGSMCNGSNSSNGGSGNISPTLSNNCYLNTSVPSKPRPPVQLFLVWWQQHSQLRCEEILGFEQQDLSADCTYILDTGNLAYVWLGGHAPSQERERYVALVQSYVQQAPFERRAATALAVVRQAAEPNVFKGFFETWQQELGKNFLTYEQMREQLGQTTPSNGLHKVSALLLNNNQRDFDEHKKYPLGVLVQEMDMLPPEINPLRREVHLTHDDFVSVFKMTFYEFDELPKWKKQELKKLYKLF; encoded by the exons gaGGTGCGTCCCAACACAATCTGCGATCTGAAAGTCGATGCCACCTTTCGCAAAGTGCCCAAGCATGCGATTAGTTTTGCGCTCTGGAAAATAGACGAGGATCGGCTGGAGGCCGTCGCTCGTGCCAACTATGGCACCTTCTATGACAACTGCGCTTATATAATCTATGCAGCGAATCTAGTGGGACATTATGCCACACATGAAACTATT ACACGCGAACAAAAATCGAATGTGACGCTGGAACGTTATATACATTATTGGCTGGGCAGCAGTGTAAGCGAACAGAATCGCTCGAATGCAGTGCATAAAATACAGGAGCTGGACACATATCTGGGCAATGTGGCAACTATATACAGAGAGGTGCAGCATCATGAAAGTCCACGCTTTTTGTCATATTTTAAAAAGGGTTACGA TGTCTTAAGCGGCGCTTTGTTGTCGTCAGCGAAGACACCACGACTCTATCAGCTATATGGACGCCAATGGCTGCGCGCTGTGGAGTTGGCCAACATTGACTGGACGCACTTTAATTCACACTATGTGATGGTGCTGCAAACAGAGAGTCTGAGCTTTGTTTGGATAGGACGCTCGAGTGCGGCAATTGAGCGACGCAGCGCTTTGGCTTGGGTGCAGCGTCAGCCACAAACTGGCAGCATTTGCATTGTGGACGATGGCTATGAGCAGTCGATGACGGTGGAGCAGAAGCAGCTGTGGAATGCGGTGCTGCCATTGGGCCAGCGTAACGTAAGCCAGGCCAACAATCAGCTTACAACGGAGCagctcaacaacagcagcaacaacaatgcgcagcAATTTCGCATTTACAAATGTAATCAACGCGGACGTTTGCATTTGGATCAGCTGGATGTGGGGCTGCCTAGCAAGGATGATTTAAGCGATGCGAATGGAGTTTATCTATTGGATAATTATGGTCAAAGCATTTGGCTTTGGGTGGGTGCGCAAGCGCCACAGACAGATGCGCTGAGCGCCATGGGCAATGGACGTGCTTTTGtcaagaagaaaaaatatcCAAATAGCACTTACGTAGTGCGCGTAGTCGAGGGACATGAGCCCGTGGAGTTTAAGCGTCTCTTTGGCAATTGGCTAAGTGTGTGGCAGGATAATACGCGTGGTCACAAACCGGTGTCAACGAAATTTGGCAAACTGGATGCCGTGTCGCTATGTGAGCGACCCAAAATGGCTGCGGATACGCAACTAGTGGATGATGGACGTGGCGAGCGCACGCTTTATCGCATCTTTGGGcaacagctggagcagctgccagccagcAAGACGGTGGTATTCACCACCAACGCCTCCTATGTGGTCGTCTACAGCGTGCAG tgcGCCACTGTCGTGCCCGCTGACTTGGCTGCTGTCGGCATACAGAGCATTGTCTATCAATGGAATGGCTCGGAGGCATCAGCAGAGACCATAGCCAAGGCGGATAACTTTGCCATGTCCAGTTTCCAGGCGCTGAAAGTGCCCGCGATGTTCGTCCAGCTGTACGAGTTTGATGAGACGCCGCATTTTCTGCAGCTCTTCAAGGGCAAGCTGATCATAATGCGTGGCCAGCGCAGTGAGCTGCTGCATtcgaataacaacaacaattgggaTTTCAAGACAAATATTATGCTGGAAACATTTCTGCTGAAGATCTATGGCGATGCCAGCTACAATTCCAAGGCAGTGGAGGAGTATCCGCTGTCTGCTATAAGCTCCAAGGATTGTTATGTCATTAAGACGAGTCACGTATGGGTTTGGTGTGGTCAGAGCAGCACAGGCGATGCCAGAGAGATGGCCAAGGCAGTGGGTGCGTTGCTGGGCGAGAATTCGCTTGTGCTCGAAGGCAAAGAGACCAAAGAGTTTTGGCAATCGGTCTCCATGTATTTCAATCAAGCGCTGGTCATTACCAATCAATCctgcgccagcagcaccaccagcagcagcagcagcggcgccggCAGCATgtgcaacggcagcaacagcagcaatggtGGCAGTGGCAATATTTCACCCactttaagcaacaattgctattTGAATACCAGCGTGCCCAGCAAGCCGCGTCCACCGGTGCAGCTGTTCCTTGTCTGGTGGCAACAGCACTCGCAGTTACGCTGCGAGGAAATCCTAGGATTTGAGCAGCAGGATCTCAGCGCCGATTGTACTTATATCTTAGACACTGGCAACTTGGCGTATGTTTGGCTTGGCGGGCATGCGCCAAGTCAGGAGCGTGAACGTTATGTGGCGCTGGTGCAGAGCTATGTGCAACAGGCGCCCTTCGAGCGACGCGCTGCAACGGCTTTGGCTGTGGTGCGTCAAGCTGCAGAGCCAAATGTATTCAAGGGTTTCTTTGAAACGTGGCAGCAGGAGCTGGGCAAG aaTTTTCTTACCTACGAACAAATGCGTGAGCAATTGGGTCAAACTACGCCCAGCAATGGTTTACACAAAGTCTCTGCTTTGCTCTTGAACAACAATCAGCGTGACTTTGATGAGCACAAGAAATATCCTTTGGGTGTCCTGGTGCAAGAAATGGATATGCTGCCGCCCGAAATAAATCCACTGCGTCGTGAg GTGCATTTAACCCATGACGACTTTGTCTCCGTTTTTAAAATGACCTTCTATGAATTTGATGAGTTGCCCAAGTGGAAAAAGCAGGAGCTCAAAAAACTCTACAAGTTATTCTAA
- the LOC108603327 gene encoding mitochondrial inner membrane protease ATP23 homolog: MGFLTEVWAKAMFTTDTKPPDGILADAQPVQDVNTTKETNEPAPNSKETKEWGYDLYPERRGETYKTKWTRVLFGMEGKENIDRYKCEQNVYWCVKNGPLVKLMMGALRSSGCPIDLRRHISCEVCDPSVTGGYDPVLNQIVVCQNMATNKSMVHGVLTHEMIHMFDYCNNDLDFRNVEHLACTEIRAANLAHCSFLSAMMQGDAAPWSAKQAHQNCVKSKALASVLAVRNISREDAIAAVERVFPKCYADLEPIGRRIRRNSTDQQKAYMEAPLYGYDVY, translated from the exons ATGGGATTTCTAACAGAAGTCTGGGCCAAGGCAATGTTCACAACTGACACTAAACCACCAGATGGGATATTAGCCGATGCCCAGCCAGTGCAAGATGTCAACACAACGAAAGAAACAAATGAGCCTGCACCTAATAGCAAAGAAACCAAGGAATGGGGTTATGATTTATATCCAGAGCGTCGCGGTGAAACCTACAAGACCAAGTGGACGCGCGTCCTCTTTGGCATGGAGGGTAAGGAGAACATAGATCGCTACAAGTGCGAGCAGAATGTGTACTGGTGTGTAAAGAATGGCCCGCTAGTGAAACTTATGATGGGAGCTTTGCGCAGCTCTGGTTGTCCCATCGATCTGCGTCGACACATCTCCTGTGAGGTGTGTGATCCCAGCGTTACCGGTGGCTATGATCCGGTGCTCAATCAGATTGTTGTCTGCCAGAATATGGCCACGAACAAGAGCATGGTGCATGGCGTGCTCACGCATGAGATGATACACATGTTTGACTATTGCAATAACGATTTAGACTTTCGTAATGTGGAACACTTGGCCTGCACGGAGATACGTGCTGCCAATTTGGCGCATTGCTCCTTCCTCAGTGCCATGATGCAGGGCGATGCGGCGCCCTGGAGTGCCAAGCAGGCGCATCAG AACTGTGTCAAGTCCAAGGCTTTGGCGTCTGTGCTCGCTGTGCGCAACATAAGCCGTGAGGATGCCATTGCGGCAGTGGAACGAGTCTTTCCCAAGTGCTACGCAGATCTGGAGCCCATTGGACGACGCATACGTCGCAACTCGACGGATCAACAGAAGGCCTATATGGAAGCGCCGCTTTACGGTTATGAtgtctattaa